The proteins below come from a single bacterium genomic window:
- a CDS encoding energy transducer TonB, whose product MSQAAISASGYGAIELKQVAKKYAYWALAIATVIHLIFLGGYWATVYLAKEEAPPMRTVRLKYTELGPPPSIQGSAAAVAPSVSVASPTARPSVGIPVPVPDAEVSPEQTFASQTEMSQVTGPVGEGTGEGGTAVIEQDINVENIEEEEAPPPDFVPFEKEPVVVKKIEPAYPELARKAGLEGTVWVKMWVDKEGKVKDVVILKSSSEIFNQPAIDAAKQWIFTPALMKTGPVSVWISMNFNFKLN is encoded by the coding sequence ATGTCTCAAGCTGCCATATCCGCATCCGGATACGGCGCCATAGAGCTGAAACAGGTTGCTAAAAAATACGCCTATTGGGCGTTGGCGATCGCAACCGTGATTCACCTGATCTTTCTTGGTGGCTACTGGGCTACAGTCTACCTGGCCAAGGAAGAGGCGCCGCCGATGCGAACGGTACGACTTAAATACACCGAATTGGGACCGCCGCCTTCCATTCAAGGCAGTGCGGCTGCGGTGGCGCCCTCGGTATCGGTGGCCAGTCCAACGGCCAGACCGAGTGTCGGTATTCCGGTCCCGGTGCCGGATGCCGAAGTGAGCCCGGAACAGACCTTCGCCTCCCAGACCGAAATGAGCCAGGTCACTGGCCCGGTCGGCGAGGGCACGGGCGAAGGCGGCACCGCGGTGATTGAGCAGGATATCAATGTGGAAAACATCGAGGAAGAAGAAGCCCCGCCGCCGGATTTCGTTCCCTTTGAAAAGGAACCGGTGGTGGTGAAGAAAATCGAACCCGCCTATCCGGAACTAGCCCGCAAGGCCGGTCTCGAAGGCACCGTCTGGGTGAAGATGTGGGTGGATAAAGAGGGCAAAGTGAAAGACGTTGTCATTTTAAAGTCCTCCTCGGAAATCTTCAACCAACCTGCCATCGACGCCGCCAAACAGTGGATCTTTACTCCGGCGTTGATGAAAACCGGGCCTGTGTCGGTATGGATTTCCATGAACTTTAATTTCAAACTGAACTAG
- a CDS encoding biopolymer transporter ExbD: MAGADLAAASGAAKGKKKHKKKKRLNVRIDMTPMVDVVMLLITFFMLTTVFNTPQTMEINLPPDDKTEVEVAESSLLTLRVLADGSIYWNQGVENAQMVEFKNLHKLLVERLAANPKLICLVKVEREGTYKMMVDIMDELSIANITRFSFAPFKEFDKKFIAKAS; encoded by the coding sequence ATGGCTGGTGCTGATCTTGCCGCTGCATCCGGTGCAGCAAAAGGCAAAAAGAAACATAAGAAAAAGAAGCGTTTGAACGTACGCATCGACATGACGCCCATGGTGGACGTGGTCATGCTGCTGATCACCTTCTTTATGCTTACTACGGTGTTCAATACGCCGCAGACGATGGAGATCAACCTGCCTCCGGATGATAAAACGGAAGTGGAAGTTGCCGAGTCGAGCCTGCTTACCCTGCGGGTGCTGGCCGACGGCTCCATCTATTGGAATCAAGGCGTTGAGAACGCCCAGATGGTGGAGTTCAAGAACCTGCACAAATTGCTGGTCGAACGTCTGGCCGCCAATCCCAAGCTCATCTGTCTGGTCAAAGTGGAACGGGAAGGCACCTACAAAATGATGGTCGACATCATGGATGAGTTGAGCATCGCCAACATCACCCGGTTCAGCTTTGCACCGTTCAAAGAGTTCGATAAAAAGTTTATCGCAAAAGCGTCTTAA
- a CDS encoding biopolymer transporter ExbD, whose protein sequence is MAHKKKGRINIFIDMTPMVDVVMLLLTFFMLTTHFKPPSEAEVALPSSTSQFKLPESDVMTVTLTKDNRMFLGLDSQRLRARVFGEENQLKSGIELEDRETLANMLVQARMANPKLRTVIKADKETPYGPVEDIMNILQKVKITRFNLVTELEKESL, encoded by the coding sequence ATGGCACACAAGAAGAAGGGTCGTATCAACATCTTTATCGACATGACGCCCATGGTGGACGTGGTGATGCTCCTGCTGACCTTTTTCATGCTTACCACGCATTTCAAGCCACCCTCTGAGGCGGAAGTCGCGTTGCCGAGTTCGACCTCGCAATTCAAACTGCCGGAATCGGACGTTATGACGGTGACGCTGACCAAAGACAACAGGATGTTCCTCGGACTGGATTCGCAGCGCCTGCGCGCCCGCGTTTTCGGCGAAGAGAACCAGTTGAAATCCGGCATTGAACTTGAGGATCGCGAGACCCTCGCCAACATGCTGGTGCAGGCTCGTATGGCCAATCCGAAACTCCGCACCGTGATCAAAGCGGATAAAGAGACGCCCTACGGTCCCGTCGAAGACATCATGAACATTCTGCAAAAAGTAAAGATCACGCGGTTCAACCTCGTGACCGAACTTGAAAAAGAATCTCTATAA